In Oncorhynchus tshawytscha isolate Ot180627B linkage group LG06, Otsh_v2.0, whole genome shotgun sequence, the following are encoded in one genomic region:
- the LOC112252715 gene encoding methionine aminopeptidase 2 — translation MAQLPLPGQAGRLSLEHSQPQAAADDCFRICPLEAPSSSCVTSFLPLIMAELETMQSELEAPEVLNGDAGENDEKEYEEPSESGKKKRRKKKKNKTAAPAGTNEAEGDGDTGGGVGDVTKQLEQQALLEDKEKEDDGVDDGEDVENSAGKKKKKKKKKKGVKGQTDPPSIPICELYPSGDFPKGEESEYPPSKDGRSAAWRTTHEEKRVLDKANEEMWNDFRQAAEAHRQVRNYVNTWIKPGMTMIDICERLEGCSRRLIKENGLKAGLAFPTGCSINHVAAHYTPNAGDPTVLQYDDVCKIDFGTHINGRIIDCAFTVTFNPKYDRLLEAVRDATNTGIKCAGIDVRLCDVGETIQEVMESYEVEIDGKTYQVKPIRNLNGHSIGQYRIHAGKTVPIVKGGEATRMEEGEVYAIETFGSTGRGAVHDDMECSHYMKNFNVGHVPIRLPRAKHLLNVINENFGTLAFCRRWLDRQGESKYLMALKNLCDLGIIDPYPPLCDTKGSYTAQYEHTILLRPTCKEVVSRGDDY, via the exons ATGGCTCAGCTGCCTCTAccggggcaggcaggcaggctctcCCTTGAGCACAGCCAGCCACAGGCTGCAGCTGATGACTGTTTCAGAATATGTCCACTGGAGGCTCCCAGCAGTTCATGCGTCACTTCATTCCTGCCGCTGATCATGGCGGAGCTCGAGACAATGCAGTCTGAACTGGAGGCGCCCGAAGTTCTCAATGGGGACGCCGGCGAGAACGATGAGAAAGAGTACGAGGAGCCCTCGGAATCAGGgaagaaaaagagaagaaaaaagaaaaagaataaGACTGCTGCTCCAG CAGGGACAAATGAGGCTGAGGGGGATGGAGATACCGGAGGAGGTGTTGGTGATGTGACGAAACAGTTGGAGCAGCAAGCTCTGCTGGAGGACAAAGAGAAGGAGGACGATGGAGTGGATG ATGGAGAAGATGTTGAGAACTCAGCAgggaaaaagaaaaagaagaagaagaagaagaaaggag TGAAGGGACAGACtgaccctccctccatccctatttGTGAGCTGTATCCCAGTGGAGACTTCccaaaaggagaggagagtgaatatcCCCCATCTAAAGACGG GCGCAGTGCAGCGTGGAGGACCACCCACGAGGAGAAGAGGGTCCTAGACAAGGCTAACGAGGAGATGTGGAATGACTTCCGTCAGGCTGCCGAGGCCCACAGACAGGTCCGAAACTACGTCAATACCTGGATCAAACCTGGGATGACCATGATTGACATCTG TGAGCGGTTGGAGGGTTGTAGTAGGAGGCTAATCAAGGAGAATGGTCTGAAGGCTGGCCTGGCATTCCCCACTGGCTGCTCCATCAACCACGTTGCTGCCCACTACACACCCAACGCTGGAGACCCCACAGTACTGCAGTATGACGACGTCTGCAAGATAGACTTTGGCACGCACATCAACG GTCGAAtcattgactgtgcctttaccgTGACCTTCAACCCTAAGTATGACAGACTACTGGAGGCTGTGAGAGATGCTACCAACACAGGCATCAAG TGTGCAGGGATAGATGTGCGTCTATGTGACGTGGGTGAAACCATCCAGGAGGTCATGGAGTCTTATGAGGTGGAGATAGATGGGAAAACATACCAAG TAAAGCCAATCAGGAACCTCAATGGCCACTCCATCGGACAGTACAGGATACACGCAGGCAAGACTGTTCCCATCGTCAAGGGAGGAGAAGCTACCAGGATGGAG GAAGGTGAGGTGTACGCAATCGAGACATTTGGCAGCACAGGAAGGGGAGCGGTTCACGATGACATGGAGTGCTCACATTACATGAAGAACTTCAATGTTGGACACGTGCCAATAAG ACTTCCCAGGGCCAAGCATCTGCTAAACGTGATCAATGAGAACTTCGGGACATTGGCATTCTGCCGCCGCTGGTTGGACCGGCAGGGAGAGAGCAAGTACTTGATGGCCCTGAAGAACCTGTGTGACCTGGGTATCATAGACCCGTACCCGCCACTCTGCGACACAAAGGGCTCCTACACCGCTCAGTATGAACACACCATCCTGCTCAGGCCCACTTGTAAGGAAGTGGTGAGCCGCGGGGATGACTACTGA